From a region of the Methanoculleus receptaculi genome:
- a CDS encoding chemotaxis protein CheA: MFDEEVYRKLFVEESRENHENIVNNLLALESGEDQQTAIDEIFRSAHTLKGMAASMGFDAMEHLCHSMEDVFSLIRNGGLDVNPPLTDLLLTCTDAIEEMLDAIEAGENPPEEQSAPLVQELMAFAEEGSPIEASFTLPNPPAPPEPPCEPSIEVGGCPVYVLKVAVDPTSTMKDVRAMLLLQNLEEIGKIRSTTPPRDRIEDGKFDGTFEVVVESDAGEEALRTIASGTEISLLALSPLESYSAAESLEAREPVDVPEVGAAPAPQMQKAARPDKAREIKNIRVDIERLDRMMNLVEDLVINRGRLEQIARKHGIKEFDEALGMIGRSVSDLQNLMMGIRMMPLERIFNRFPRVVRDVANHDGKEVEFIVEGGETELDRSMMDGLSDPLLHIIRNAVNHGIETPDARKAAGKPAKGLVRLTARRDKDNVIIDVEDDGAGIDHEKLRKKAVEKGFLTPEAAANATKDELIALLFEPGFSTSDVINDISGRGVGLDVVKKTIESLKGTIKVESEPGRGTKFELVLPPTMAIVDVMMVRINGRRCAIPVSNVVEVAHARSDAIHRIGNTDAILLRDQTLPLYRLEDMFGRAEKGDTLIVLQNDGKRCCIVVDYVDGQQEVVVKPLSRIAGNCRGISGVTIPGDGDVVPVLDVNTMI; the protein is encoded by the coding sequence ATGTTTGACGAAGAGGTATACCGGAAGTTGTTTGTCGAAGAGTCGCGGGAGAATCATGAGAACATCGTGAACAACCTCCTTGCCCTTGAGAGCGGGGAGGATCAGCAGACCGCCATCGACGAGATCTTCCGGTCGGCGCACACGCTCAAGGGGATGGCTGCCTCGATGGGCTTTGATGCTATGGAGCACCTCTGCCACTCGATGGAAGACGTCTTCTCGCTCATCCGCAATGGCGGGCTGGATGTGAATCCGCCGCTCACCGACCTCCTGCTCACCTGCACCGATGCGATCGAGGAGATGCTTGATGCCATCGAGGCGGGGGAGAACCCACCAGAGGAGCAATCGGCACCTCTGGTGCAGGAACTGATGGCGTTTGCTGAGGAGGGGTCGCCGATCGAAGCCTCCTTCACCCTTCCCAATCCTCCGGCTCCTCCAGAACCCCCGTGTGAACCCTCCATAGAGGTGGGCGGCTGTCCGGTCTACGTCCTGAAGGTCGCCGTCGACCCGACAAGCACCATGAAAGATGTCAGGGCGATGCTTCTCCTGCAGAACCTGGAGGAGATCGGTAAGATCCGCTCGACGACCCCTCCACGCGACCGGATCGAGGATGGAAAGTTCGATGGAACGTTTGAGGTTGTCGTCGAGAGCGATGCCGGGGAGGAGGCGCTTCGGACGATTGCCTCCGGGACAGAGATCTCTCTACTTGCACTATCTCCGCTGGAATCGTATTCGGCGGCAGAGAGTCTGGAAGCGCGGGAGCCCGTAGACGTCCCGGAGGTCGGTGCGGCGCCGGCACCGCAGATGCAGAAGGCGGCGAGGCCCGATAAGGCCCGGGAGATCAAGAACATCCGTGTCGATATCGAGCGGCTTGACCGGATGATGAACCTGGTGGAGGATCTGGTCATCAACCGCGGCAGGCTCGAGCAGATCGCGAGGAAACACGGTATCAAGGAGTTTGATGAAGCGCTGGGCATGATCGGGCGTTCGGTCTCCGACCTCCAGAACCTTATGATGGGGATCAGGATGATGCCGCTTGAGCGCATCTTCAACCGTTTTCCCAGGGTTGTGCGGGACGTAGCGAACCATGACGGGAAGGAGGTTGAGTTCATAGTTGAGGGCGGCGAGACCGAACTTGACAGGAGCATGATGGACGGCCTCTCCGACCCTCTGCTGCACATCATAAGGAACGCTGTGAACCACGGCATCGAGACGCCGGATGCCCGTAAAGCCGCGGGCAAACCCGCAAAGGGGCTGGTGCGGCTGACGGCCCGCAGGGACAAGGACAACGTCATCATAGACGTGGAGGATGATGGTGCGGGCATAGATCACGAGAAACTCCGGAAGAAGGCCGTTGAAAAAGGGTTTCTCACACCAGAGGCAGCGGCGAACGCGACGAAAGACGAACTTATCGCTCTCCTCTTCGAACCAGGGTTCAGCACATCCGATGTCATCAACGACATCAGCGGGAGGGGGGTCGGGCTTGACGTGGTCAAGAAGACGATCGAGTCGCTCAAGGGCACGATCAAGGTCGAGAGCGAGCCGGGCAGGGGCACAAAATTCGAGCTGGTTCTGCCGCCGACGATGGCGATCGTCGATGTCATGATGGTGCGCATCAACGGAAGGCGGTGTGCCATCCCGGTCAGCAACGTTGTCGAGGTGGCGCATGCAAGATCGGATGCGATCCACCGGATCGGCAACACCGATGCAATCCTTCTGCGCGATCAGACCCTCCCCCTGTACCGTCTGGAGGATATGTTCGGCCGGGCTGAGAAGGGCGATACGCTGATCGTGCTGCAGAATGATGGCAAAAGGTGCTGTATCGTCGTCGATTATGTTGATGGCCAGCAAGAGGTTGTGGTGAAACCGCTCTCGAGGATTGCGGGCAACTGCCGCGGGATCAGCGGTGTTACCATACCGGGCGACGGTGATGTTGTGCCGGTACTTGACGTAAATACAATGATTTAG
- the cheB gene encoding chemotaxis-specific protein-glutamate methyltransferase CheB — MIRVLIVDDSLFIRTILRDLLKSDPEIEVVGTAVNGIDALEKIAELNPDVVTLDIEMPRMGGLEVLETLQRQASRPKILVLSTLTSRNADMTHQALRLGADDFMLKPKDIPNVRGIERELVQKIRNLLRLPTVQKHPEIAHKDAETVVVIGSSAGGPPMLDVLLSGLPPDLPAAVVITQHMPEGFTASLAERLNRISALSVRETRNGDNLQAGAVLVSKAGVHTVISRLASKTGRTHGRVVHSTAPPIHAVRPAVDTTFTSAAHVFGPRTISVILSGMGSDGGEGTLAVKKAGGTTMVCAEEDCLVYGMARAALARGSVDRVVPLENIAREITRAVGQVEVDHV; from the coding sequence ATGATACGGGTTCTGATCGTCGACGACTCGCTCTTTATAAGGACGATCCTGCGCGACCTGCTCAAAAGTGATCCGGAGATCGAGGTTGTCGGGACAGCGGTGAATGGCATCGATGCCCTTGAGAAGATTGCGGAGTTAAACCCCGATGTTGTCACCCTGGATATCGAGATGCCCCGGATGGGCGGGCTTGAGGTGCTTGAAACCCTCCAGCGGCAGGCCAGCAGACCGAAGATACTGGTGCTGAGCACGTTGACGTCCCGTAACGCCGATATGACCCATCAGGCGCTGCGTCTCGGAGCGGACGATTTCATGCTCAAGCCAAAGGATATCCCAAACGTTCGGGGAATCGAGAGAGAGCTAGTCCAGAAGATCAGGAACCTCCTCAGACTGCCGACAGTGCAAAAGCATCCCGAGATCGCGCATAAGGATGCGGAGACGGTTGTGGTGATAGGGTCCTCTGCAGGCGGTCCGCCGATGCTTGACGTCCTGCTATCAGGGCTGCCGCCGGACCTTCCTGCGGCCGTTGTCATAACACAGCACATGCCTGAGGGGTTCACGGCATCTCTTGCTGAACGCCTTAACCGGATCTCGGCCCTGTCGGTGAGGGAGACCCGAAACGGCGACAACCTCCAGGCCGGTGCGGTCCTGGTCTCAAAAGCCGGCGTCCACACCGTCATATCGCGGCTTGCGTCGAAGACCGGGAGAACCCACGGCCGGGTCGTTCATTCGACCGCCCCTCCTATCCATGCCGTCCGCCCCGCCGTAGATACGACCTTCACCTCCGCAGCGCACGTCTTTGGCCCGAGAACGATCTCGGTCATCCTCTCGGGTATGGGAAGCGACGGGGGTGAAGGTACGCTTGCGGTGAAGAAGGCTGGTGGAACCACGATGGTCTGTGCAGAAGAGGACTGTCTTGTCTACGGGATGGCGCGTGCCGCCCTGGCAAGAGGCTCTGTCGACCGGGTGGTTCCGCTGGAGAATATTGCACGCGAGATCACGCGAGCGGTCGGCCAGGTTGAGGTGGATCATGTTTGA
- a CDS encoding response regulator yields the protein MGRILIVDDTMFMRTLLKNILFSGGHDIVGEAADGAEAVAKYQDLKPDLVTMDIVMPKVNGIEALKAIRAADPSAKVIMCTAVGQEQMVKLAVKSGAKGYIVKPFQAPKVLEEVKNVLSA from the coding sequence ATGGGAAGGATTCTGATCGTCGATGATACTATGTTTATGAGGACTCTACTAAAGAACATCCTCTTTTCCGGCGGGCACGACATCGTTGGTGAGGCGGCGGATGGAGCGGAGGCTGTAGCAAAGTACCAGGATCTCAAACCCGACCTGGTCACAATGGATATTGTGATGCCGAAGGTGAACGGGATAGAGGCGCTCAAGGCTATCCGGGCCGCAGACCCGTCTGCAAAGGTCATAATGTGCACCGCAGTCGGCCAGGAGCAGATGGTCAAGCTTGCCGTCAAGAGCGGTGCAAAAGGGTATATAGTCAAGCCGTTCCAGGCTCCAAAAGTCCTCGAAGAAGTCAAGAACGTTCTAAGTGCGTGA
- a CDS encoding transposase produces MAFNTEFLAKEDGFEEIEPGFSLTEFLSSPYLDTIAQTIEREYYSRQVSRFHYPVILMIKLLVIKCFRKQSYVRTIRLLTEDDCFNLGAEKTEAGYLLPNPATLHSFVKYRLGVEGVERLMHLVGEAIVLWAQKERVGIIDSTPIEASRYDRYALFHPHYQVKMDKAHIFHLGPYPLTMVYSNGTDADLTHLFPLIERVEALKPKLSLVLLDAGYDSYEAHAHLWYHLNARPCIDTRDGAVIQEEGTEPRIRHWVNKLWRAGGDIHAPLTQQLRFLYQHGRVEQVGMHLRNKNLLDPEFPTLIQSRGECERIHGRIKASVTFHLKGIRHESRKLYMTLNFVAYQILLLFGLRAGLKNPTHLSALV; encoded by the coding sequence ATGGCCTTTAACACCGAGTTTTTGGCAAAAGAAGACGGATTTGAAGAGATTGAACCAGGGTTCTCTCTCACGGAGTTCCTCAGTTCGCCCTATCTGGACACCATTGCACAGACTATTGAACGAGAATACTACTCCAGACAGGTCTCTCGGTTCCATTATCCGGTTATTCTTATGATCAAACTACTTGTCATCAAGTGTTTCAGGAAACAGTCCTATGTCCGGACAATTCGTCTCCTGACAGAGGATGATTGTTTCAACCTTGGTGCAGAGAAGACTGAAGCAGGGTATCTATTGCCCAATCCTGCAACACTCCACAGTTTTGTGAAATATCGTCTCGGCGTCGAAGGTGTGGAACGGCTTATGCATCTTGTCGGTGAGGCAATTGTTCTCTGGGCACAGAAGGAGAGGGTTGGGATCATCGATTCAACTCCAATCGAAGCATCCCGGTATGACAGATATGCTCTTTTTCACCCACATTACCAGGTTAAGATGGATAAAGCGCATATCTTCCATCTCGGACCATACCCACTCACCATGGTCTACTCGAATGGGACTGATGCGGATTTAACCCACCTTTTTCCACTTATCGAGAGAGTGGAGGCGCTGAAACCCAAACTCAGTCTTGTGCTGCTTGATGCCGGATACGACTCATACGAGGCACATGCACACCTCTGGTATCATCTGAATGCTCGACCCTGTATTGATACCCGGGATGGGGCAGTGATCCAGGAAGAAGGGACGGAACCACGCATCCGGCATTGGGTCAACAAACTCTGGAGAGCAGGGGGAGATATCCATGCTCCCCTGACTCAACAGTTGCGATTCCTATACCAGCATGGAAGAGTTGAACAGGTCGGGATGCATTTGCGAAACAAGAATCTTCTCGACCCGGAATTCCCAACTCTCATACAAAGCCGCGGTGAGTGTGAACGGATACATGGCCGGATTAAGGCTTCTGTAACCTTTCACCTCAAAGGGATCCGACATGAGAGCCGGAAACTCTATATGACTCTCAACTTCGTTGCATATCAAATTCTCCTTTTGTTCGGGTTGCGCGCGGGACTGAAGAATCCAACGCACCTGAGTGCACTGGTCTGA
- a CDS encoding CheF family chemotaxis protein has product MKTVPAKVEHDGRWVSTKVGIAEDRFRIEAPVDREIPYRSVVDLEEKRNQIIVAVGGDGEAVYRIASVEKVLTVLKKFIITQASAYRLNAFFMSPAIRGGVLIQDATWEKGAIAVMKTGIWFVSQEKQVCIPLDEVAGIELTSREIQGKDLNVVKIDHLVENEVVTSFVLCPLTTLQVLYNFLKEATSDTEIKEDLDPLTGQVAMLVYSGMDSSAIENMLKLSHKDLDAIYDKLLSTGMAEVLYVRKEVQLTPKGVRYISESLKTPME; this is encoded by the coding sequence ATGAAGACGGTCCCGGCAAAGGTCGAGCACGATGGCCGGTGGGTCTCGACGAAGGTTGGCATAGCAGAGGACCGTTTCCGTATCGAGGCGCCTGTTGACCGGGAGATCCCCTACAGGTCGGTTGTCGACCTGGAGGAGAAGAGGAACCAGATTATTGTCGCCGTCGGGGGTGATGGAGAGGCTGTCTACCGCATTGCGTCGGTCGAGAAGGTTCTTACCGTCTTAAAGAAGTTCATAATCACGCAGGCCAGCGCCTACCGGTTGAACGCATTCTTCATGTCACCTGCAATCCGCGGCGGCGTCCTCATACAGGACGCCACGTGGGAGAAGGGAGCGATTGCCGTCATGAAGACCGGGATCTGGTTTGTCAGCCAGGAGAAGCAGGTCTGCATACCCCTCGATGAGGTGGCCGGTATCGAACTCACCTCGCGGGAGATCCAGGGAAAGGACCTGAACGTTGTCAAGATCGACCACCTGGTTGAGAACGAGGTCGTGACAAGTTTTGTCCTCTGCCCGCTGACGACGCTTCAGGTCCTCTACAACTTCCTCAAGGAGGCAACGAGCGACACCGAGATTAAGGAGGACCTGGACCCCCTGACCGGCCAGGTGGCGATGCTGGTCTACAGCGGGATGGACTCAAGCGCTATCGAGAATATGCTCAAACTCTCGCACAAGGACCTCGATGCCATATATGATAAACTCTTATCCACGGGGATGGCCGAGGTGCTATACGTCAGGAAAGAGGTTCAATTAACCCCGAAAGGTGTCAGATACATCTCGGAATCATTGAAAACACCAATGGAGTGA
- the flaJ gene encoding archaellar assembly protein FlaJ, with amino-acid sequence MFESVTERLRTANQGRIPFEDQIEALTELRSSILENKKMEQDLLFMYTYMAAITTSAVTRPEIFQYTSERSEYIPSRYIAKVQRQVAGWGQSYAGGLRAIAERCRNATLKSMLNRYSNAIDSGVPDADFIATELSTIRSIYRNTYEQGIELLKKWGDAYIAMLLSAALVATIMMISAGIYAPEGIEATLNISYMIIVAISVFGLTIMYRAVPDDPRTHGLKDVCSKEQGLIRRLERLIVPVVAAVTLILAVVGANAGVIFLLAGLLLMPLGVIGYIDDANVVRRDEDFATFITGLGSIMGGKAITVGDALREVDKKSLVYLESFINSVSSKINLGLDEARSWKKFIGETGSYLIYKYMNIFRDAVALGGSPDKIGKIVGSSMLEQVLLRRKRDMMVKGFVVLLVPMHAAMIAIFVFLFEILLSMSNAVTDVMNYFTEASSALSGGTPSGAGISMGMSMNLFVNFPEDVMRTYVITILLLLTAADILAGKIVMGGDRYLYYFFTSVLCVATGIIYIIAPIVVGIFFSIPALVGVG; translated from the coding sequence TTGTTCGAGAGCGTGACCGAACGGTTGCGGACGGCAAACCAGGGGAGGATCCCGTTTGAGGACCAGATCGAAGCCCTCACCGAACTCCGGTCATCCATCCTCGAGAACAAAAAGATGGAGCAGGACCTGCTCTTCATGTACACCTACATGGCCGCGATAACCACCTCGGCCGTGACAAGGCCGGAGATCTTCCAGTACACATCCGAGCGGTCTGAGTATATCCCATCACGCTACATCGCAAAGGTCCAGCGGCAGGTCGCAGGCTGGGGCCAGAGTTACGCCGGGGGGCTCCGGGCAATCGCGGAGCGGTGCAGGAACGCGACACTGAAGAGCATGCTCAACCGCTACTCAAACGCCATCGACTCCGGTGTTCCCGATGCTGACTTCATCGCCACAGAACTCTCGACCATCCGGAGCATCTATCGGAACACGTATGAGCAGGGGATCGAACTCTTAAAGAAGTGGGGCGACGCCTACATCGCGATGCTCCTATCGGCGGCGCTTGTTGCAACCATCATGATGATCTCGGCCGGCATCTACGCCCCGGAAGGGATAGAGGCGACGCTGAACATCTCTTACATGATCATCGTGGCGATATCGGTCTTCGGTCTGACGATCATGTACCGGGCTGTTCCCGATGACCCCCGCACCCACGGGCTTAAGGATGTCTGCTCAAAGGAGCAGGGCCTCATCAGGCGGCTCGAACGGCTCATCGTGCCGGTCGTCGCTGCGGTCACGCTGATCCTTGCCGTTGTTGGCGCCAACGCAGGTGTCATCTTCCTGCTTGCAGGGCTGCTCCTGATGCCGCTTGGGGTGATCGGCTACATCGACGATGCGAACGTTGTCAGGCGGGACGAGGACTTTGCCACGTTCATCACGGGGCTTGGTTCGATCATGGGCGGTAAGGCGATCACTGTAGGTGATGCGCTCAGAGAGGTGGACAAGAAGTCGCTGGTCTACCTTGAATCGTTCATCAACTCGGTATCCTCGAAGATTAATCTCGGACTCGATGAGGCCAGGAGCTGGAAGAAGTTCATCGGGGAGACCGGGAGTTACCTCATCTACAAGTACATGAACATCTTCCGCGACGCGGTTGCCCTCGGAGGGTCGCCGGACAAGATAGGGAAGATTGTCGGTTCATCGATGCTCGAGCAGGTGCTGCTCCGGCGGAAGCGCGACATGATGGTGAAGGGTTTTGTCGTCCTTCTCGTGCCGATGCACGCCGCGATGATTGCCATATTCGTCTTCCTCTTCGAGATCCTTCTCTCGATGTCCAATGCCGTTACAGATGTGATGAACTACTTCACAGAGGCCTCGAGCGCGCTCTCAGGGGGCACCCCCTCTGGTGCGGGGATATCCATGGGGATGTCCATGAACCTCTTTGTGAACTTCCCCGAAGACGTCATGCGAACCTACGTGATAACGATCCTCTTATTGCTGACCGCTGCAGACATACTGGCCGGGAAGATTGTTATGGGCGGTGACCGCTACCTCTACTACTTCTTCACAAGCGTGCTCTGTGTGGCCACCGGTATCATATACATCATTGCACCGATCGTCGTGGGCATCTTCTTCTCCATTCCGGCACTTGTGGGGGTGGGATAG